Proteins found in one bacterium genomic segment:
- a CDS encoding MFS transporter, with product MPPIQAPPSAPGVATGRWAALGLIAAAQIGAMSTWFSAAAVAPSLARDWALSPSQLALLTVGVQVGFVAGALGLAVSGLGDVLSARTVFVAAATGAAVVNGLLPAAAGRLVPAVCLRVALGALLAGVYPTGMKLMTGWFREGRGLAIGTLVGALTLGSALPHLIAAGGTAVLHWQAVIAATSGGAVLSAVIVAFFVRLGPFDAPAAALDLQWAFRALRDPALRLANLGYFGHMWELYAMWTWIPVFLLASFQASGYAGAPGDVRRAASLAAFAVIGFGAGGCIAGGLVADRVGRTVTTAGAMALSGAAGLAAGLLFGRAPAVVVAVAVAWGITVIADSAQFSAAISELADPRRVGSALALQTSLGFLLTAVSIQVLPFVLRAGGWRLAFAVLSVGPALGSLAMMRLRARPEAARLAGGRR from the coding sequence ATGCCGCCGATCCAGGCACCACCGTCTGCACCAGGAGTGGCGACCGGCCGCTGGGCCGCGCTCGGCCTGATCGCGGCGGCGCAGATCGGCGCGATGAGCACGTGGTTCAGCGCGGCGGCCGTCGCGCCGTCGCTCGCGAGGGACTGGGCCCTCTCGCCGTCGCAACTCGCGCTGCTCACCGTCGGCGTTCAGGTCGGATTCGTGGCCGGCGCGCTCGGACTGGCGGTGAGCGGGCTCGGCGATGTGCTGTCGGCGCGGACCGTCTTCGTCGCGGCCGCAACCGGCGCGGCGGTCGTGAACGGACTGCTGCCCGCAGCCGCGGGCCGGCTCGTCCCGGCCGTGTGTCTGCGCGTGGCCCTGGGGGCGCTCCTCGCCGGCGTGTACCCGACGGGGATGAAGCTCATGACGGGTTGGTTTCGCGAGGGCCGCGGCCTCGCAATCGGGACCCTCGTTGGGGCCTTGACGCTGGGATCGGCGCTGCCGCACCTGATCGCCGCCGGAGGAACGGCGGTCCTGCACTGGCAGGCGGTCATCGCGGCGACGAGCGGGGGCGCGGTCCTCTCCGCCGTCATCGTCGCGTTCTTCGTGCGGCTGGGACCGTTCGACGCGCCCGCCGCCGCGCTCGATCTGCAGTGGGCGTTTCGGGCGCTGCGCGATCCGGCGCTGCGGCTGGCCAACCTGGGCTACTTCGGCCACATGTGGGAGTTGTACGCGATGTGGACGTGGATCCCGGTGTTCCTGCTGGCCAGCTTTCAGGCCTCGGGATATGCGGGTGCGCCGGGGGACGTCCGCCGCGCGGCGAGCCTCGCGGCGTTCGCCGTGATCGGCTTCGGCGCCGGCGGCTGCATCGCCGGCGGGTTGGTGGCGGACCGCGTCGGCCGTACCGTCACGACCGCCGGCGCGATGGCGCTGAGCGGCGCCGCCGGGCTCGCCGCCGGGTTGCTGTTCGGTCGGGCGCCGGCCGTGGTCGTGGCTGTGGCGGTGGCGTGGGGGATCACGGTGATCGCCGATTCGGCCCAGTTCTCCGCCGCGATCAGCGAACTCGCCGATCCCCGCCGGGTCGGCAGCGCGCTGGCGCTGCAGACGTCGCTCGGATTCCTCTTGACCGCGGTCAGCATCCAGGTGCTCCCGTTCGTGCTCCGCGCCGGCGGATGGCGGCTCGCCTTCGCCGTGCTGAGCGTCGGGCCCGCCCTCGGCAGCCTCGCAATGATGCGGTTGCGCGCGCGGCCGGAAGCCGCGCGGCTCGCGGGCGGACGGCGCTGA
- a CDS encoding helix-turn-helix domain-containing protein, with protein MPAHSRHAHDLLARRGGDRVPEANKHRTMPARFLTPQEVAAELRVSPAVVLRLLRRGELPALRVGRVWRVAEDDLRRWIRRRRAPSARGALNGRGGLCLCGCGDRVAAAGARFLPGHDGKLVHRLMTDQGMTFEAARDAVRRAERPRLQQRLF; from the coding sequence ATGCCCGCTCATTCGCGTCACGCACACGACCTCCTCGCGCGGCGAGGAGGAGACCGGGTCCCGGAGGCCAACAAACACCGCACGATGCCGGCCCGATTTCTCACCCCGCAGGAGGTCGCCGCGGAGTTGCGCGTGTCGCCCGCGGTGGTGCTGCGCCTCTTGCGGCGCGGGGAGCTGCCCGCGCTGCGCGTCGGCCGGGTCTGGCGCGTGGCCGAGGACGATCTGCGCCGGTGGATCCGGCGCCGTCGTGCGCCCTCCGCGCGCGGTGCGCTGAACGGCCGCGGCGGACTCTGCCTGTGCGGGTGCGGTGACCGCGTCGCGGCCGCCGGCGCCCGCTTCCTGCCGGGACACGACGGCAAACTGGTGCACCGGCTCATGACGGATCAGGGCATGACGTTCGAGGCGGCGCGCGACGCGGTGCGCCGCGCAGAGCGTCCGCGGCTGCAGCAGCGGCTGTTCTGA
- a CDS encoding DUF5666 domain-containing protein: MTLHRLGPSAAVLAVALAAGAALAAGAPTTTVQGTLASITATAADVTTTTGTTAVAITDETRVTRRVPATLADVKTGSFLGVAANRTADGRLTAVSINILDAFRAVARSGQFPMASGDVMTNADVTSVVTSASGRTITMTYQGKTARIIVPPNTPIHRVEPATIADLKAGQQVTVRGTAGPDGRVAASSISIE, from the coding sequence ATGACATTACATCGGCTCGGCCCCAGCGCGGCCGTTCTCGCGGTCGCGCTGGCCGCCGGCGCCGCGCTCGCGGCCGGCGCCCCGACGACGACCGTGCAGGGGACGCTCGCCTCGATCACCGCCACTGCGGCCGACGTGACGACCACGACGGGCACGACCGCCGTCGCGATCACCGACGAGACGCGTGTCACGCGGCGGGTTCCGGCGACGTTGGCCGACGTCAAGACCGGCAGCTTCCTCGGCGTGGCGGCGAACAGGACGGCCGACGGCAGGCTGACCGCGGTGTCGATCAACATCCTGGACGCGTTCCGCGCCGTGGCACGCAGCGGCCAGTTTCCGATGGCGTCCGGTGACGTCATGACGAACGCCGACGTGACGAGCGTGGTGACCTCCGCGTCCGGCCGCACCATCACCATGACCTACCAGGGCAAGACGGCGAGGATCATCGTCCCGCCCAATACGCCGATCCACCGCGTCGAGCCGGCCACGATCGCCGATCTCAAAGCCGGCCAGCAGGTGACCGTGCGCGGGACCGCCGGTCCGGACGGCCGCGTGGCGGCGTCGTCGATTTCGATCGAGTAG
- a CDS encoding transporter substrate-binding domain-containing protein — protein MTLAWARAAVAGLALLAVAACSPRTAEQAPPLPSVPHPAAAGPAVAAVRRAGRLRVAADLSVPPMAFRDSSGPRGFDVDLVGLVAQALGVRAEITDTPIGVLRDKFPADADLAVGGLPTGTVPGAASAPYAVASPTIVWGSRTRGHDLAALRGRPTAAPAGSAGERIARDAGVTLVSTYLPEQSLAAVASGRVDAAITDGPEGLGFVAGRTGLRATSTGVPATPLVLVVRPGAEDLADYVSAVIQALRAGGGLDQLRRRWSL, from the coding sequence GTGACCCTTGCCTGGGCGCGCGCCGCCGTCGCCGGACTCGCGCTGCTCGCCGTCGCGGCCTGCAGCCCGCGCACCGCCGAGCAGGCGCCGCCGCTGCCCTCGGTGCCGCATCCCGCCGCGGCGGGCCCCGCCGTCGCGGCCGTGCGGCGTGCGGGACGGCTTCGCGTGGCCGCCGATCTCTCCGTGCCGCCGATGGCGTTCCGGGACAGTTCGGGCCCGCGCGGCTTCGACGTCGATCTCGTCGGGCTGGTCGCCCAGGCACTCGGAGTGCGCGCGGAGATCACCGATACGCCGATCGGCGTACTGCGGGACAAGTTTCCGGCGGACGCGGACCTCGCCGTCGGCGGGTTGCCCACGGGCACGGTGCCGGGAGCGGCCTCGGCGCCGTACGCGGTCGCCTCGCCGACTATCGTCTGGGGTTCGCGCACCCGCGGTCACGATCTCGCGGCCCTGCGGGGCCGCCCGACCGCGGCGCCCGCCGGAAGCGCCGGTGAGCGCATCGCGCGGGACGCCGGCGTCACGTTGGTGTCCACGTATCTTCCCGAGCAGAGTCTCGCCGCCGTCGCGTCCGGCCGTGTCGACGCGGCGATCACCGATGGACCCGAGGGACTCGGGTTCGTGGCGGGCCGAACCGGACTGCGCGCCACCTCGACCGGCGTCCCGGCGACGCCGCTGGTCCTGGTCGTGCGCCCCGGCGCCGAGGATCTCGCGGACTACGTCTCGGCGGTGATTCAGGCGCTGCGGGCGGGCGGCGGGCTCGACCAACTCCGGCGGCGGTGGTCTCTGTAG
- a CDS encoding pyridoxal phosphate-dependent aminotransferase yields the protein MARLGTETAFEVLARARALEAAGRSVIHLEIGEPDFDTPEHIKEAAIRALRDGYTHYTPAAGLLEAREAIADDAARSRGIPVHPDQVVITPGAKPIMFFAMLALLNPGDEVIYPDPGFPIYESVARFLEARPVPWVLREDREFRADPEDLRALVTPRTRLIILNSPHNPTAGVLSSADFEAVAAIVRGRPITVLSDEIYRRILYGERFASFASLPGMAEQTIILDGFSKTYAMTGWRIGYGIATPAVAARLAQLMVNSNSCTAAFTQMAAIAALRGPQDCVDRMVAEFRRRRDVIVAGLRALPGVRCLVPAGAFYAFPNVRAIDPDAGALAAALLNEAGVAVLAGTAFGAHGQGYLRLSYAASVEAITEALTRIRVALERYRSGARV from the coding sequence ATGGCGCGGCTCGGCACCGAGACGGCGTTCGAAGTGCTCGCGCGGGCCCGCGCGCTCGAGGCCGCGGGACGGTCGGTCATTCATCTCGAGATCGGCGAGCCGGATTTCGATACGCCGGAGCACATCAAGGAGGCGGCGATCCGGGCGCTGCGCGACGGGTACACGCACTACACGCCCGCCGCGGGCCTCCTCGAAGCCCGCGAAGCCATCGCGGACGACGCCGCGCGCTCCCGGGGCATTCCCGTCCATCCGGATCAGGTCGTCATCACGCCGGGCGCCAAGCCGATCATGTTTTTCGCGATGCTGGCCCTGCTGAACCCCGGGGACGAGGTGATCTATCCGGATCCGGGATTTCCGATCTACGAGTCGGTCGCGCGGTTCCTGGAGGCGCGGCCGGTGCCGTGGGTGCTCCGCGAGGACCGCGAATTCCGCGCGGATCCCGAGGACCTGCGCGCGCTCGTGACGCCGCGGACGCGCCTCATTATCCTCAACTCGCCGCACAACCCGACGGCCGGGGTGCTCTCCAGCGCCGATTTCGAGGCGGTCGCCGCGATCGTCCGCGGCCGCCCGATCACCGTGCTCTCGGACGAGATCTACCGCCGCATTCTCTATGGAGAGCGGTTCGCGAGCTTCGCGTCGCTGCCGGGGATGGCCGAGCAGACCATCATCCTCGACGGGTTCAGCAAGACGTACGCGATGACCGGTTGGCGCATCGGCTACGGCATCGCGACTCCCGCCGTGGCGGCGCGCCTGGCGCAGTTGATGGTCAACTCCAACTCCTGCACGGCCGCGTTCACGCAGATGGCCGCGATCGCGGCCCTGCGCGGGCCCCAGGACTGTGTCGATCGGATGGTGGCGGAATTCCGGCGGCGCCGGGACGTGATCGTGGCGGGGCTGCGGGCGCTGCCGGGCGTGCGGTGTCTCGTGCCCGCGGGCGCGTTCTACGCGTTCCCGAACGTGCGGGCGATCGATCCCGACGCCGGGGCGCTGGCGGCGGCGCTGCTGAACGAGGCCGGCGTCGCCGTGCTGGCCGGGACGGCCTTCGGCGCGCACGGCCAGGGGTATCTGCGGCTGAGTTACGCCGCGTCGGTCGAGGCGATTACCGAAGCGCTGACGCGGATCCGGGTCGCGCTGGAGCGGTACCGGTCGGGCGCCCGGGTCTGA
- a CDS encoding helix-turn-helix transcriptional regulator: protein MSERAGGDDATAVGFFGYNGAMEKRAAAELRRTFGRRVHDARRDAGLSQTQLAHALGLRSGVAVGDWERGKALPKFETFLRLCQAVNQPPAFFIEGYRDRPVKDPLDRLRETFEAAEAKTGQRHLELLHRLEHLPVEVGRGIAPEELRVALDHLRFEEAAATAQARLAAAGRRGDGGLPSRAPDETREAAQEAFRLGWDAALGALRDWLYRRARA, encoded by the coding sequence TTGAGCGAGCGTGCCGGGGGTGACGACGCGACCGCGGTTGGGTTCTTTGGTTATAATGGGGCCATGGAAAAACGAGCCGCCGCCGAGCTCCGCCGGACGTTCGGCCGGCGCGTCCACGACGCGCGGCGCGATGCGGGGCTGAGCCAGACGCAGCTCGCGCACGCCCTCGGCCTGCGCAGCGGGGTCGCGGTCGGCGACTGGGAGCGCGGCAAAGCGCTCCCGAAGTTCGAGACGTTTCTTCGTCTCTGCCAGGCGGTGAACCAGCCGCCGGCCTTCTTCATCGAGGGCTACCGCGACCGGCCGGTCAAGGATCCGCTCGATCGCCTCCGCGAGACGTTCGAAGCGGCGGAGGCCAAGACCGGCCAGCGGCACCTCGAGCTGCTGCACCGGCTCGAGCACCTGCCGGTCGAAGTCGGCCGCGGCATCGCACCGGAAGAACTGCGCGTGGCGCTCGACCACCTGCGATTCGAAGAGGCCGCCGCCACGGCGCAGGCCCGGCTCGCGGCGGCGGGGCGGCGGGGCGACGGCGGACTACCGTCCCGCGCTCCCGATGAGACCCGCGAGGCCGCGCAGGAGGCGTTCCGCCTCGGGTGGGACGCGGCGCTCGGCGCGCTTCGCGACTGGCTGTACCGGCGCGCGCGCGCATGA
- a CDS encoding Ldh family oxidoreductase, with product MAGRRFQSDALTALGARIFAALGAPDDIAQLVAASLIDANLTGHDSHGALRIPQYAQRIRDGLVRPAARPRVIGGRRATGTVSGEWGFGQLAGRLATDEAVRRAREFGVGAVGAVRCNHLGRMGEYMERASEQGYVALVWVGGLGQRAAVPHGGIRPTLGTNPIAVGFPVEGDHPVVVDFATTAVAAGKLMVARAAHKPLPPGSIVDRDGRPSIDVEDYYAGGALLPAAAHKGFGLSVAAELLGQALTGADATRDAPGGEPVHNNSGALFLAIDPAAMRPAEDAKTQARRIVDRIRAVPPAPGIDRVRTPGQPEAEARRERSAAGIEVPEDTWRAIAECARAAGIADEDLPSPIATPA from the coding sequence TTGGCCGGCCGCCGCTTCCAATCAGACGCCCTCACCGCCCTTGGGGCGAGGATCTTCGCCGCGCTGGGTGCGCCGGACGATATCGCGCAGCTCGTCGCGGCGTCGCTGATCGATGCCAATCTGACCGGCCACGACTCGCACGGTGCCTTACGGATTCCGCAGTACGCGCAGCGGATTCGCGACGGCTTGGTCCGGCCCGCGGCCAGGCCGCGCGTCATCGGCGGCCGGCGGGCGACCGGTACTGTCAGCGGGGAGTGGGGGTTTGGGCAGCTCGCCGGCCGGCTGGCCACGGACGAAGCGGTGCGCCGGGCGCGGGAGTTCGGCGTGGGGGCCGTCGGCGCGGTCCGGTGCAATCACCTCGGCCGGATGGGCGAGTACATGGAACGTGCCTCCGAACAGGGATATGTCGCGCTGGTATGGGTCGGCGGTTTGGGCCAGCGCGCCGCCGTGCCCCACGGCGGCATCCGCCCGACGCTGGGCACGAACCCGATCGCCGTCGGGTTCCCCGTCGAGGGCGATCATCCGGTCGTGGTCGATTTTGCGACGACCGCCGTGGCCGCAGGCAAGCTCATGGTGGCCCGGGCGGCCCACAAGCCGCTGCCGCCGGGGTCCATCGTGGATCGCGACGGACGGCCGTCGATCGATGTCGAGGACTACTACGCCGGCGGCGCGCTGCTGCCGGCCGCGGCCCACAAAGGGTTCGGCCTCTCGGTCGCCGCGGAGTTGCTCGGTCAGGCGCTCACGGGGGCGGACGCGACGCGGGACGCGCCCGGGGGCGAGCCGGTGCACAACAACTCCGGTGCTCTGTTTCTCGCGATCGATCCCGCGGCGATGCGGCCGGCGGAGGACGCGAAGACGCAGGCGCGCCGGATCGTGGACCGCATCCGCGCAGTCCCGCCGGCGCCCGGGATCGACCGGGTGCGCACGCCGGGCCAGCCGGAGGCGGAAGCTCGGCGCGAGCGGTCGGCGGCCGGGATCGAGGTGCCCGAGGACACGTGGCGCGCGATCGCCGAGTGTGCACGCGCCGCGGGCATTGCGGACGAGGATCTACCGTCCCCGATCGCCACGCCAGCGTAG
- the ahcY gene encoding adenosylhomocysteinase — MNVDINDPGLARAGWDRIAWADGEMPVLRAIRDRFARERPLAGVRIAACLHVTTETANLMRTLHDGGAQVALCASNPLSTQDDVAAALVAEWHLPVFARRGEDRDTYYRHINQALDTRPHLTMDDGADLVSTIHNARSELLGDVRGGSEETTTGVIRLRSMATAGVLKYPIVAVNDALTKHLFDNRYGTGQSTLDGLLRATNLLLAGRTIAVAGYGNCGRGLALRARGMGAQVVVTEVDPVRALEAHMDGHRVLPMLQAVQIADVVITVTGNTSIVRREHFEAMKDRAIVANSGHFDVELDLAALADLADSRRPVRPNVEEFRLADGRRIYVLAEGRLLNLAAAEGHPAAVMDMSFANQALVTEYLARRGGTLAPAVYGVPDEIDRQVATLKLAASGVAIDTLTAEQARYLAGWQEGT; from the coding sequence GTGAACGTCGATATCAATGATCCCGGCCTGGCCCGCGCGGGCTGGGACCGCATCGCGTGGGCCGACGGGGAGATGCCGGTCCTCCGCGCCATCCGGGACCGGTTTGCGCGCGAGCGTCCGCTGGCCGGCGTGCGGATCGCGGCCTGCCTGCACGTCACCACCGAGACGGCGAACCTGATGCGCACGCTGCACGACGGCGGGGCGCAGGTGGCGCTGTGCGCCAGCAACCCGCTTTCGACCCAGGACGACGTCGCCGCGGCGCTCGTGGCCGAGTGGCATCTCCCCGTGTTCGCGCGGCGCGGAGAGGACCGCGATACCTACTACCGGCACATCAACCAGGCGCTGGATACGCGGCCGCACCTGACCATGGACGACGGGGCGGATCTCGTGTCTACGATCCACAACGCGCGCTCCGAGCTGCTCGGTGACGTTCGAGGCGGCAGTGAAGAGACGACGACCGGTGTCATCCGGCTGCGCAGCATGGCGACGGCCGGCGTCCTCAAGTACCCGATCGTCGCGGTGAACGACGCGCTGACGAAGCATCTCTTCGACAACCGGTACGGCACCGGTCAGTCGACCCTCGACGGGCTGCTGCGGGCGACGAACCTGCTCCTCGCCGGCCGGACGATCGCGGTCGCCGGGTACGGCAACTGCGGCCGCGGCCTCGCGCTCCGGGCGCGGGGCATGGGCGCGCAGGTCGTGGTGACCGAAGTCGACCCGGTGCGCGCCCTCGAGGCGCACATGGACGGACACCGGGTGCTGCCGATGCTCCAGGCGGTGCAGATCGCCGACGTTGTCATCACGGTGACCGGCAATACCTCGATCGTCCGCCGCGAGCACTTCGAGGCGATGAAGGACCGCGCCATCGTCGCGAACTCGGGGCATTTCGACGTCGAGCTCGACCTCGCCGCGCTCGCGGATCTCGCGGACTCCCGGCGGCCGGTCCGCCCGAACGTGGAAGAATTCCGGCTCGCGGACGGCCGCCGGATCTACGTGCTGGCCGAGGGCCGCCTCCTCAACCTGGCCGCGGCGGAAGGCCATCCTGCGGCCGTGATGGACATGAGTTTCGCCAACCAGGCGCTGGTGACGGAATATTTGGCCCGGCGGGGGGGGACGCTCGCCCCGGCCGTCTACGGCGTGCCGGACGAGATCGACCGGCAGGTCGCGACGCTCAAACTCGCCGCCTCGGGGGTGGCGATCGACACGCTGACGGCCGAACAGGCGCGGTATCTGGCCGGCTGGCAGGAGGGCACGTAG
- a CDS encoding S9 family peptidase, giving the protein MIPTPAVRLPGGPPTVPPPRSGPLDLETLFFARRISAVEWSADGRHLFFETNVTGRFNIWQVPRDGGWPVQLTVSDERTALGRPSPDGRWLLFSQDRAGNEKPNLILQPLPRGRPRALTTTAGVGYRSVRWSPDGRSLTFAAERAGPGQYDVFRLDIAAATVERLAGHERGQCTTVRWSPDGRRLALTRTWDYAHGGVGVLDLAAGEERTLLAIDPAADHQALGWTHDGHALLVSSNATPPGTYGVARLDVDTAVLTWLDQGDWDVELLDTSPVDDRYVCARNEGGTHIAVLRAPDGEARTIPLPAGVVAEAIFSPDGRSIALLHSTAASPFELWVYGCADGTLVRLSRSLVGGLDDEDFVRPSLVTYPSFDGTPIAAFVNLPPGARPDRSAPGIVYPHGGPAAQHMNGWTPLVQYLVSHGFAVIAPNYRGSTGFGRAFEEANMLDMGGGDLRDVTAAADVLAASGYVDPRRIAVMGGSYGGYLTLMALAKYPERWAAGVAIVPFANWFTEYEHEDQTLRDSDRARMGDPVEQADLWRDRSPIFFADRIQVPLLVLAGANDVRCPAEEAEQIVRAVRAAGGDADLRIYADEGHGFRRRENELDAHRRTAEFLRRHLQPGKETA; this is encoded by the coding sequence GTGATCCCGACTCCCGCCGTCCGGCTGCCCGGCGGACCGCCGACGGTCCCGCCGCCCCGGTCCGGGCCCCTCGATCTTGAGACGTTGTTTTTCGCACGCCGGATCAGCGCGGTCGAGTGGTCCGCCGACGGCCGGCATCTCTTCTTCGAAACCAACGTCACCGGACGATTCAACATCTGGCAGGTGCCGCGGGACGGCGGGTGGCCGGTCCAGTTGACCGTGTCCGACGAGCGCACGGCGCTCGGCCGTCCGTCCCCGGACGGCCGGTGGCTCCTCTTCTCGCAAGATCGGGCCGGCAACGAGAAGCCGAACCTGATCCTCCAGCCGCTCCCGCGGGGCCGGCCGCGGGCCTTGACTACGACGGCGGGCGTCGGCTACCGCAGCGTGCGGTGGTCGCCCGATGGACGGTCGCTGACCTTCGCCGCCGAGCGGGCGGGCCCGGGCCAATACGACGTATTTCGGCTCGATATCGCCGCCGCGACCGTCGAACGCCTCGCCGGCCACGAGCGCGGCCAGTGTACGACCGTGCGGTGGAGTCCGGACGGACGCCGGCTCGCCCTCACCCGCACCTGGGATTACGCCCACGGCGGCGTGGGCGTCCTCGACCTCGCCGCCGGCGAAGAGCGGACGCTGCTCGCCATCGACCCCGCGGCCGATCACCAGGCGCTCGGGTGGACCCACGACGGCCACGCGCTCCTCGTGTCGTCCAACGCTACGCCGCCGGGCACCTACGGCGTGGCCCGCCTCGACGTCGACACCGCGGTCCTCACGTGGCTCGATCAGGGCGACTGGGACGTCGAGCTGCTCGACACCTCACCGGTGGACGATCGGTATGTCTGCGCGCGGAACGAGGGGGGGACCCACATAGCCGTCCTCCGAGCGCCGGACGGCGAGGCCCGGACGATCCCTCTGCCGGCCGGCGTCGTGGCGGAGGCGATTTTCTCACCCGACGGGCGCTCGATCGCCCTGCTCCACAGCACGGCCGCCTCCCCGTTCGAACTGTGGGTCTACGGCTGCGCCGACGGGACGCTCGTGCGGCTCAGCCGGTCACTGGTGGGCGGCCTCGACGACGAGGACTTCGTCCGCCCGAGTCTCGTGACGTACCCGTCGTTCGACGGGACGCCGATTGCGGCGTTTGTGAACCTGCCGCCCGGTGCGCGGCCCGATCGATCGGCGCCGGGAATCGTGTACCCGCACGGCGGGCCGGCCGCTCAACACATGAACGGCTGGACGCCGCTCGTGCAGTACCTCGTGTCGCACGGCTTCGCGGTCATCGCGCCGAACTACCGTGGATCCACCGGCTTCGGCCGCGCCTTCGAAGAAGCCAACATGCTGGATATGGGCGGCGGGGACCTGCGCGACGTTACCGCCGCCGCGGACGTGCTGGCGGCCTCCGGCTACGTGGACCCGCGGCGCATCGCCGTCATGGGCGGCTCCTACGGCGGCTACCTCACCTTGATGGCGCTCGCCAAGTATCCCGAGCGCTGGGCCGCCGGCGTCGCGATCGTGCCGTTTGCGAACTGGTTCACCGAATACGAGCACGAGGATCAGACGCTGCGGGATTCCGATCGGGCGAGGATGGGCGATCCGGTCGAGCAGGCGGACCTGTGGCGGGACCGCTCGCCGATCTTCTTTGCCGACCGCATCCAGGTACCGCTCCTGGTGCTGGCGGGCGCGAACGACGTGCGCTGCCCGGCGGAGGAAGCGGAGCAGATCGTGCGCGCGGTACGGGCGGCCGGCGGCGACGCCGATCTTCGGATCTATGCCGACGAGGGCCACGGCTTCCGGCGCCGGGAGAACGAACTCGACGCCCACCGCCGGACGGCGGAGTTCCTCCGCCGGCACCTCCAGCCGGGTAAGGAGACGGCATGA
- a CDS encoding proline racemase family protein: MSYRRIIQTVDCHVGGEPLRIVTGGLPPLPGETILARRRYLRDHLDHVRRFLMWEPRGHADMYGCVMTPPVSADAFCGVLFMHNEGYSTMCGHGIIGLVTALAATGLLPPAGPEVSIALDTPAGLVRARAAIEEGRVRAVTVRNVPSFVLDRRTVAVDGLGRVAVTVAYGGAFYALVDGPAAGLGDEPGALGRLVDAAAAIKAAVLRGAAIVHPLEPEIQGLYGVVTGWPPRRADVDQTSLTVFADREVDRSPCGTCTSAVMAARWADGRLSVGAPFVNESLVGTRFSGRLVEDARVGPHRAVIPEVTGSASITGFHTFVLEPDDPLPDGFLLR, from the coding sequence ATGTCGTACCGCCGCATCATCCAGACGGTGGACTGCCACGTCGGCGGGGAGCCACTGCGCATCGTCACCGGCGGGCTGCCGCCGCTGCCCGGCGAGACGATCCTCGCGCGGCGGCGCTATCTGCGCGACCATCTCGACCACGTCCGGCGATTTCTCATGTGGGAGCCGCGAGGCCACGCGGACATGTACGGCTGCGTGATGACGCCGCCGGTCTCCGCGGACGCGTTCTGCGGCGTGCTGTTCATGCACAACGAAGGCTACAGCACGATGTGCGGTCATGGGATCATCGGGCTGGTCACGGCGCTGGCGGCGACCGGGCTGCTCCCCCCGGCCGGCCCGGAGGTCTCGATCGCGCTCGATACGCCCGCCGGCCTCGTGCGGGCACGCGCGGCGATCGAGGAGGGCCGCGTCCGGGCGGTGACGGTGCGCAACGTGCCGAGCTTCGTGCTGGACCGGCGGACCGTGGCGGTCGACGGGCTCGGACGCGTCGCCGTGACCGTGGCGTACGGCGGGGCGTTCTACGCGCTGGTCGACGGGCCCGCCGCCGGCCTCGGTGACGAGCCGGGGGCCCTCGGCCGCCTGGTGGACGCCGCCGCGGCGATCAAGGCCGCGGTGCTGCGCGGCGCGGCCATCGTCCACCCGCTGGAGCCCGAGATCCAGGGACTCTACGGCGTCGTGACGGGATGGCCGCCCCGGCGCGCGGATGTCGATCAGACCAGTCTGACGGTGTTTGCCGACCGCGAGGTCGACCGCTCGCCGTGCGGCACCTGCACGTCCGCCGTCATGGCGGCGCGGTGGGCCGACGGGCGCCTGTCCGTCGGCGCGCCGTTCGTGAACGAAAGCCTGGTCGGCACCCGGTTCTCGGGGCGGCTCGTGGAGGACGCGCGCGTCGGCCCGCATCGTGCCGTGATCCCGGAAGTCACGGGGTCGGCCTCGATTACGGGCTTTCACACCTTCGTGCTCGAGCCCGACGATCCGCTGCCGGACGGCTTTTTGCTGCGGTAG
- a CDS encoding gamma-glutamylcyclotransferase family protein: MTPSGIFVYGTLQDDALVQRLLGRPLPWKPAVLEGYCRTLDASIGYPVVHPLAGASVDGRLLDPVDQEALAALDAYEGREYRRVIVRVQTSDGRTVDAYTYVPAPRATPAAP; encoded by the coding sequence ATGACCCCCTCCGGCATCTTCGTGTATGGCACGCTGCAGGACGACGCGCTGGTGCAGCGTCTGCTCGGACGGCCTCTGCCGTGGAAGCCCGCGGTGCTGGAAGGGTATTGCCGGACGCTGGACGCCTCGATCGGGTACCCGGTCGTGCACCCGCTGGCCGGTGCCAGCGTGGACGGCCGGCTGCTCGACCCCGTCGATCAGGAGGCGCTCGCCGCGCTCGACGCCTACGAAGGCCGCGAGTACCGGCGGGTCATCGTACGGGTGCAGACCAGCGACGGACGGACGGTGGACGCCTACACGTACGTCCCCGCACCACGGGCGACGCCGGCGGCGCCGTAA